In one window of Haloarcula halophila DNA:
- a CDS encoding orc1/cdc6 family replication initiation protein, with protein MGMFERDTEIYRNRDALREDYQPAKLVGRDEELERYKTALQPVINGEQPNNIFLYGKTGVGKTAGTRFLLDHLIEDAAQYDDIELTVKILNCDGLSSSYQIATRLVNKFRADSNQISTTGYPRATVYDMLWSELDACGGTIIIVLDEVDHIEDDSILYQLPRARANGNLTEAKIGIIGISNDFSFRDDLSPKVKSSLCEEELQFPAYDANELIEILSQRAEVAFHEGVIDDGVVELCAAYGAKDAGDARQSLDLLMKAGDLARDHDTDTITDNLVRDAREELERGRIREGISGLTQHGHLVLYALLTLEQQGKTPVRSRDVRPRYTSFAEQVGADPLVPRRMRDHLGELSMLGIISAVERNEGRRGGTYREYSLDMDTQMILTALEETVAQVGIHESVAQMVDQETTLSEYT; from the coding sequence ATGGGCATGTTTGAACGGGATACCGAGATCTATCGTAATCGCGATGCCCTTCGAGAGGATTACCAACCGGCTAAACTCGTCGGTCGCGATGAGGAACTTGAGCGATATAAAACAGCTCTCCAGCCGGTGATCAACGGTGAGCAACCCAACAATATTTTCCTTTACGGGAAGACCGGTGTTGGGAAGACTGCTGGGACTCGATTCCTCTTGGACCATCTCATCGAAGACGCCGCCCAGTACGATGACATTGAGCTGACCGTGAAGATCCTCAACTGTGATGGACTCTCCAGCAGTTATCAAATCGCTACCCGACTCGTCAACAAGTTTCGCGCCGACTCAAACCAAATCTCGACTACTGGATATCCGCGAGCGACTGTGTATGATATGCTTTGGTCGGAACTTGATGCGTGTGGTGGAACCATCATTATCGTATTAGACGAAGTCGATCATATCGAAGACGACAGCATACTCTACCAACTCCCCCGGGCTAGGGCTAACGGCAACCTGACCGAGGCAAAAATCGGAATAATTGGGATTTCTAATGATTTCTCGTTTCGCGATGACCTTTCTCCTAAAGTTAAGAGTTCACTGTGCGAAGAAGAACTCCAGTTCCCAGCATATGATGCGAACGAACTGATTGAAATTCTCTCACAGCGGGCCGAAGTTGCCTTTCACGAGGGAGTCATTGACGACGGCGTAGTTGAGCTGTGTGCTGCATACGGCGCGAAAGACGCTGGTGACGCACGACAGTCTCTGGACTTACTGATGAAAGCCGGGGATTTGGCTCGTGATCACGACACTGACACCATCACCGACAATCTTGTTCGTGACGCCCGCGAAGAACTTGAGCGCGGACGGATTCGTGAAGGTATTTCCGGCCTTACCCAACACGGACACCTTGTTCTCTACGCCCTCCTCACGCTCGAGCAACAGGGGAAAACGCCCGTGCGCTCTCGTGACGTTCGCCCCCGATATACGAGCTTTGCTGAGCAAGTCGGCGCTGATCCATTAGTTCCACGCCGGATGCGGGACCATCTCGGCGAACTCTCTATGCTCGGAATCATCTCCGCAGTTGAGCGAAACGAGGGGCGCCGTGGCGGGACCTATCGGGAATATTCGCTTGATATGGATACTCAAATGATTCTGACTGCTCTCGAGGAAACAGTTGCACAGGTCGGAATCCACGAATCCGTTGCTCAGATGGTCGACCAGGAGACGACTCTCTCGGAATATACCTGA